Proteins encoded within one genomic window of Myxococcus virescens:
- a CDS encoding 50S ribosome-binding protein YggL, with amino-acid sequence MNKRLRKKKRVGEFKELGFELLGYLRPGISSLQGFGFSGRPTKKGMNMSRMGHLWAELMPRVPSRNWLAASRTC; translated from the coding sequence GTGAACAAGCGGCTCCGCAAGAAGAAGCGCGTCGGCGAGTTCAAGGAGCTCGGCTTCGAGCTGCTCGGCTACCTGCGACCCGGCATCTCCTCGCTGCAGGGCTTCGGATTCTCGGGCCGGCCGACGAAGAAGGGCATGAACATGAGTCGCATGGGTCATCTCTGGGCCGAGCTGATGCCCCGTGTGCCTAGCCGAAATTGGCTCGCCGCGTCACGAACCTGTTGA
- a CDS encoding DUF429 domain-containing protein has protein sequence MIVGVDFGAPQRTRDQRRKIIAVVAHSTGWHSYRIDATGMNARLLAGEPPGWSAKELVDELVARPARVVGFDFPFCVPHALLRDPKFASDIGYEHGAFLGWRSFNWWIAQRLPLTDPLDFTPFAPWRDRAERARLWTKRATDIAAGGQPPLKDKFQATFQMTLLGNALLSKLWASHQYRVLPFPGGRGAGEIIEVYPGATLRTMGLASYKSRPDEAVRLGIAACAAAGIKLDVDLRLVALACRYSSGTTKKPDYDVADAFVALCTAILHAENGCRPVLAPDPTWQERLVKEWEGAIWVPTITTSAPA, from the coding sequence ATGATCGTCGGCGTCGACTTCGGTGCGCCGCAGCGGACGCGCGACCAGCGGCGGAAGATCATCGCCGTCGTCGCGCACTCGACGGGCTGGCACTCCTACCGCATCGACGCGACCGGAATGAACGCTCGGCTCCTCGCGGGTGAGCCTCCGGGCTGGAGCGCGAAAGAGCTCGTCGACGAGTTGGTGGCCCGACCTGCGCGCGTCGTCGGGTTCGACTTCCCGTTCTGCGTTCCCCACGCGCTCCTGCGCGACCCGAAGTTCGCCTCGGACATCGGCTACGAGCACGGCGCGTTCCTTGGCTGGCGCTCGTTCAACTGGTGGATCGCGCAGCGCCTCCCGCTCACCGACCCGCTCGACTTCACGCCCTTCGCCCCGTGGCGAGACCGCGCCGAGCGCGCGCGGCTCTGGACGAAACGCGCGACGGACATCGCCGCCGGTGGGCAGCCGCCGCTCAAGGACAAGTTCCAGGCGACGTTCCAGATGACGCTCCTCGGGAACGCGCTGCTCTCGAAGCTGTGGGCGTCGCACCAGTACCGCGTGCTGCCGTTTCCAGGCGGTCGTGGTGCTGGCGAGATCATCGAGGTCTACCCGGGCGCGACGCTACGAACGATGGGCCTCGCGAGCTACAAATCAAGGCCCGACGAAGCGGTGCGTCTCGGCATCGCCGCGTGTGCCGCCGCAGGCATCAAGCTCGACGTCGATCTCCGGCTCGTCGCCCTCGCGTGCCGCTACAGCTCGGGCACCACGAAGAAGCCCGACTACGATGTGGCCGACGCCTTCGTCGCGCTCTGCACCGCCATCCTCCACGCGGAGAACGGCTGTCGCCCGGTCCTCGCGCCCGACCCGACGTGGCAGGAGCGGCTCGTGAAGGAGTGGGAGGGCGCGATCTGGGTCCCTACCATCACGACGAGCGCACCGGCGTAG